From the genome of Malus sylvestris chromosome 6, drMalSylv7.2, whole genome shotgun sequence, one region includes:
- the LOC126625392 gene encoding AT-hook motif nuclear-localized protein 23-like, protein MAGLDLGSVPRYVHQLHRQDLHLQQQQQQQTDSEDDAIVKRSTGQFSGDDHHQGGLDLGGINGGSGDIVARRPRGRPPGSKNKPKPPVIITRESANTLRAHILEVGNGCDVFDCVATYARRRQRGICILSGSGTVTNVTLRQPASAGAVVTLHGRFEILSLSGSFLPPPAPPGATSLTIFLAGGQGQVVGGSVVGELTAAGPVIVIASSFTNVAYERLPLDEEEQLQVQVPQGSGGSGGGGGGGSVGNNPFPDPSSGLPFFNLPLNMQNVQLPIDGWAGNGNNSGGRPLF, encoded by the coding sequence atGGCCGGTTTGGATTTAGGCTCAGTTCCTCGCTACGTTCACCAGCTTCACAGGCAAGACTTGCacctccaacaacaacaacaacaacaaaccgATTCTGAAGACGATGCAATAGTCAAAAGGTCAACGGGCCAGTTCTCAGGAGATGACCATCATCAGGGTGGCCTCGACCTCGGAGGCATCAACGGCGGGTCAGGAGACATCGTGGCTCGTCGTCCTCGAGGCCGTCCACCTGGATCCAAAAACAAGCCAAAACCACCAGTCATCATCACAAGAGAGAGTGCAAACACTCTCAGAGCACATATTCTGGAGGTAGGCAACGGCTGCGACGTCTTTGACTGCGTCGCCACGTATGCCAGGCGCCGCCAGCGTGGGATCTGTATTTTGAGCGGAAGTGGCACCGTCACTAATGTGACCTTGCGGCAGCCGGCCTCAGCAGGGGCCGTAGTAACACTTCATGGACGGTTTGAGATTTTATCCCTTTCAGGGTCATTTTTACCACCTCCTGCCCCACCCGGGGCCACAAGCTTGACCATATTCTTGGCCGGCGGGCAGGGGCAGGTTGTCGGGGGCAGCGTTGTCGGGGAGTTGACCGCGGCAGGGCCCGTTATTGTGATCGCCTCATCGTTTACTAATGTTGCTTATGAGAGGCTGCCTTTGGATGAAGAGGAACAGTTGCAAGTACAGGTCCCACAGGGATCCGGGGGaagtggtggcggcggcggtggTGGTAGTGTTGGAAACAACCCTTTTCCTGACCCGTCCTCGGGGCTTCCATTCTTCAATTTGCCATTGAATATGCAGAATGTTCAGTTGCCAATCGATGGGTGGGCTGGAAATGGAAATAACTCAGGGGGTCGTCCACTATTCTGA